The sequence TCCGGCGGTCGGCTCATCCATGACCAGAATGTCCGGGCTCATGGAGAGCACCGAGGCGATCGCCACCCGCCGCTTCTGACCGGTAGACAGACGGTGGGGAGGTCGTTTTTTAAGATGTGTGACCCCCACCGTCTCCAACGCTTTTTCCACCCTGATTGCGACTTCTTCCGTTGTATATCCGAGGTTTAAAGGGCCGAAGGCCACGTCATCGAAAACGGTTGACATGAAGAGCTGATCGTCGGGGTCCTGGAAGACCATCCCCACAGTGCGGCGCACTTCCTGCAGGGTTTGGGGGGTGAGCTGATAATCGCCGATTCTCACCAGTCCTTCGCTGGGGGTGAGATAGCCGTTCAGGTGCAGGAGCAGGGTGGATTTCCCCGCGCCATTGGCGCCGACAATGGCCACCGACTCGCCGTGCTTAATCCGGAACGAGACGCCTTGAAGGGCGGGTGTCCGGTCGGGATAATGAAACTTCAGATCTTTGATTTCAACGATATGATGGCTCATCGGCTGATCTCCAGTAAAAGGCGCCCCAGTAAATCCGCGACATCGGTCAGGCGTAATACAATAAATAATCCGCTGAAGCCTATCAGAAACATGGCTTCCCCGTATCCAAAGCTGAACTGTCTGACGATTCGTATTTCTCTGGTAAAGGCGCGCGAGAGCATGGCCCGGTGAATCCTCTGGGCACGATCAATGGTGCGGAGGAGCAGGTTGCCCAGCATTTGCAGAAAGACTTTGAAGGAGATTCCGCTCTTGCGGTTGAAAGAACGCAGGGAGTGGGCGCGGATCATCCGGATGGCTTCGCCGATCAGGATGAAAAGATAACGGTAGAGGAGCAAGAGCTGGACGGCGAGTATCCTGGGCGCCCCCAATTTTTCCAGGGCCATGCAAAAGGCCGGAAAGCCGGTGGAGGCAATGAGGATCAGGGCGCAACCAACGGTGAGCGAAAAGCGCAGTAGAAGAGAGATGAAGGAAAGCCAGCCGCCGGTAACGTGCAAAGAACCAAGATGTAAAAGAACAGTTCGGTCCAGCCAGGGGTTGAAGATGCCGATGAAGATGACAAAGGGCGAAACCATCAGCAACTTGCGGAGTAGGAAACCCAGAGGCAGGTTGCCGAGCCCGATCAGCAGGGCCGGGTAGAGAAAGAAGGGCAGGAGCCGGGCGATTTCGTATTTGTCAAAGGAGACCACGCAGATAATGAATACCGCAGTGACCAGGACTTTGGCCCGTGGGTCAAGGCGATGCAGGGGGGTGTCCGCTTCGGCCAGACTGTCCAGATGGCCGATATCGTAAAAGGCCCGATTAATTTTTTCCGACATTGACGCTGTTTCCCGGGGGAACAGTTAATCTCAACTTTCCGAATTGTCTTAATGAATCAGAGTCATGCAGGAGCCAGGAGCCAGAAGTCAGGAGCCGGGAGCCGGAATGTTTGATTTTTTCACCCTTCGGGGACTCACTTCAGTACCCCTTGAGGGGAATAAGTTTCATACGAGCAGACAAGCTCCTCAACTTAAGCTTTTCACCCTTCGGGTATAAGTTTCGTACGAGCAGGCGAGCTGCTCAACTTAAGCTTTAAGCTTTTCTCCTGGCTTCTGACTCCTGGCTTCCGGCTTCTTGTGAACACAGGCAGGAAAAAATCGCCAAAACCCTTTTGTTTCACCCTTCGGGTATAACTTTCCCATGATTGGTGACTGCACGATTTTTCAAGAGTGCGCCGATACCTATGCCAAGCAGCATAACCAGCAGTCCACCGACCAGTCCGGCCACCGAAGTGCCGAGTTTGCCCGAGTCATTTTCTGCCGTTTCCTTGAACCCGTAGTCAGGTAAAAAGGCGGTTTTTTCCTGCATTCCTTCCAGAGCGTGGTGGATTCCTTTCGGCGCTTCCAGTTCTTCCTGGCCGGAAACCTTGAACATCGACCATTCCAGCCCGTCCGGATGCTCCGAGGCATACCAGGAAAGGATCCCGCCCGTGAATACCGTGACCAGAGCAAGACCGAGCAGAATCGGTTTCATCCGTAAAGAACCGAGGGGCTGGTCGGCGGCGGCTTTTTCCAGAATTTCCGGGCGATTCAGCCAGATGAAGGAGATGACCCCGGCGGTGACCAGGCCTTCAACGATGCCGATGGCCAGATGAATGGGCTGCATCATGATGACAAAAGACGAGAAGGGCAGTTCGGTAATCCCGGAAACAGTCGTCTCCAATACGACCCCGAGGGCGCCCAGCTGCAGACCGATCACCGCGGCAATCACGCTGCCGATCATCAGCCTGGCCTGAGTCGGACGATTCCCGACGATTTTTTTGTAGATCAGCGGGTAGGCAATGAAGCAGGGAAAAACCCCGAGGTTGAAGATGTTGCAGCCCAGGGCCAGCAGCCCTCCATCGGCGAAGAACAGGGACTGGACGGTCAGCACCGAGGCGATGGCGAGAAAGGCGGCGTGCGGCCCCAGAAGTATCGCCAGCAGCAGTCCTCCGCCGAGATGGCCGCTGGAGCCGGTGGCGGGAATGGTGAAGTTGATCATCTGGGCGGCGAAAACAAAGGCTGCCAGGACCCCCATCAACGGAATCTTGTGGTCGTCAAGGCTCTTTTTAACCTTGTTCGAGCTGTAAAAGGTGGCGGCGGCGGTGGCGGCCCACATGGTACCGCCCACAGCGGGTGAAAGTAAAGCGTCTGCCATATGCATGGTTCATTCTCCTTGTTGGTTGTGCTGAACACAAATGTTCGTCTTTAGAATTCCAGGGCAAGCTGAAGCGTTACCTGAGAAGCCTTGTTTTCGGTAGTTTTGTCATAATCGCTGTACAGGTATTCAAGCGAGAGGACGGTGTTTTCATAGAGGCCATAACTGCCGGTTACGCCATATCGTGCCACATCGTCCTGGTAGTGCTTTGCCTTCTCGTACCGGGCGCTGAAACTCCAGGCGTCGTTCGGGGCATAGGCAGCCTCCCCGAACCAGGCTCTCGGTTTGCTTCCGGTCAGTTCGGCGGCATGATCCGGATCGGCCAGCATGCTGGTGGAAAAATTCTTCAAGGCGCCAAGGTATTCCAGGCTGACGGTTACCGACGAGAGGTTAAGCGACAGGTAGGCGCTGAGAGCATTGACATTGTCCTCGTACTCCGTTGTGGCATCGGCCAGCAGGTCGCCATTGGTTTCGGCCAGGTCGCACATATAGGAAATTCCGAATCCGAATATGTTGGAAGGGGTAATCGCCAGGGACGCGACCCCGTTATCGATGACATCATGGCCCGTGGTGTCGTGAGCGCCGTTGAATATCCCGAATTGAGCTTCGACCATGCCTCTCTTCCAGCCGGTCATCAGGAGGGTGCGGCTGGTCTCCCCGAGTTCCAGGGTAAGAGGGTCGCTGACCATCGAGCTGTTGAAGTTGCCGAAAGGCAGATATTTTTTCCCGGCTGTCAATGTAAGATCTCCAGCGATGACGTTTGCCCAGGAAACACTGAGATGGGCTTCATCAACGGTCACTTCCGGTTCTTCCCCTTCTTCGTGGAGCAGGGCGATACGCCCCTCGACCCGATCATTGAATCTGGCGTCGAAACCGATCAGGGCTGTGGCGACAGAGATGTCGCTTTCAGCCGGAAGATCCTTGGTATCCCGGTAGCCAGCTTCAATCTCAACGACGCCCCAGATGTTCAGAAGCTTGCCGGCTTCGGTAATATTGAAGCCTTCCGTTTCCGTCTCCCTTCCCTCCAGTTTTTCCAGGCGGCGGCGAAGGTTTTCGATTTCCGCTGAGTCGTCCGCCTGAGCCTGGTGGGCAAGGGACAGGAGTATTAACGGGATCAGCAACAGCGCGGTGGTTTTAGACATCACTCCTCCATTTAAAATAAATTGATAAAGGCAATGGGTTCTGGTGTTACAAATCACAAAAAAGTAACACCGGGATGCTTAAAAAAAGGCCCCGCCGGAGGGCCTTGAAAACAGCTCCTAAAACCAGATGTTTCTGACTGAGTGGAACATGGTGTAGGAACCAAGAAAAACAATCAGGACAGCGCTGGCTATACCCATGCGGCGGCCGAATTCGAGATTCTCGCTGATCTTTCCGGTCAAGCGACCGGCCTGGGACAGGGCGACTCCGATCCCCATCATCACCAGACCCAGACCGAGACTGAAGAAGATGGTGATGCTCAGCCCCTGGGCGATTCTTCCGGCGGCAACTGCTGCCAGCAAAGTGGCAATGGCGGCGGGGCAGGGAATAATGCCGCCGGATATGCCGAGCAGGAGAAGGTCCCACTTGCTGTACGATGCGATTTTAGCCTGTTCAGGCTGATGGGCGGCATGGCTGTGGGAATGTGGGTGAGGGTGCTGATGCGGCTCATCGCCGGGGTGGTGCTCATGCTGATCATGCCGGTGGTTGTGGCTATGGTGGTCAAGATGATCATGCTGGTGATGGTCTGAATGAACATGGTCGTGATGGCTGTGGCCTTTCCCGAAAAGATGAAAGTGGTGATGTCCGGAATGCCCGAATAGTCTCTGGCGCAGCATCCAGATTCCGACCACGATGATGATCGCCGCCGACACCAGCCCGAGCCAGTTATGGAGTTCGGTCGCCGAATAGCTTGTCGACAGGAGCTTCGCGATTATCCCGAGGAGAATAACACTAAAGGTATGGGTAAAGGTAACAATCGCTCCCAGGATAAAGCCGTCCCAGGCCTTGCCTCTGCTGCCGATCATGTAGGCGGCAATTAAAGTTTTGCCATGGCCGGGTTCAAAGGCATGAAGAGCGCCGAGAGTGATTGCGCCGGAATAAAGCATGAGTGTATCAGTCATGAAAAGCCCCCCAAGGTTCGTTCCGTGACTTAAAACAATTATCGTCGCCCGGGCAATAAGGTCTGCGCCTCATTTTGCCGGGATAAATGCCCGGGGAGGTCGGGCAAGGTGATAAGGATCAGGTGGGAGGACGAACGGAGTTGCTTCAGGCGATATCTTCGAGCAACCCGAGCTTTGCAGCATATCTGACCAGATCGGCGGTGCTATGCAGTTCGAGTTTGCTCAAAATATTCGCCCGGTGATTGGTCACGGTTTTGGCGCTGATGAAGAGCTTTTCCGCGATGTCTTTCGCGGCGACGCCCTGGGCGAGAAGACGCAGAATCTCCTGTTCCCGTGAGGTGAGATTCCCGTAACCGGTGTCGGAGACATCCGCCGCTTCGGCGGTTTCAAGAAGCCTTGCCCCTATTTCCTGGGAAAGGGCGGCATCGAGGTAGAACTCATCTTTCAGGGCGGCCTGCAAAGCATCCAACAGACATCTTGAAACGGATTCTTTGACAATATAGCCTAGAGCGCCGGCCCGTAATGAACCGAGGATGTAGTCGATTTTCGAATGCATGCTGACGATGACGATGCGGGTTGCCGGGCGGATGGTCCTGATGATTCGGGTCAGCTGGATACCGCTCTTGTCCGGTAGCGACAAATCAACCACGGCCAGATCCGGACTGATTTCGCCGACCACGATTTCACCGTTTCTGGCGTCTGAAGCTTCACCTGCGACTTCAAATCCCGGGAATTTGTTGATGATCTGCTTCAGGCTTGTCCGGAAGGTATCATGATCATCAATAACGACAATTTTTTTATTGTTTGACATCGGTCGGGTCCAGTGGGATTTCGATAAATATTCTTGTTCCCTGGCCGGGAGTTGCCTGAATCCTGAAAGCGCCGTGCATCATCCGGACCCTTTCCCGCATTCCGAGCAAGCCAAAGCGTTTGTTCTTTCTTGCTTTCAGGTATCCGGCGTCCAGGTCAAATCCCCGGCCGTCATCTTCGATGCGGAGGATGAGATTCGGGTGGGAGGAGACCATTTTCACCTCCACCGTTCGGGCGTCGGCGTGTTTTTTGATATTATTCAAGGCCTCCTGCACCAGTCGGTAAATGTTAATAGCATAATTGAATTCCAGCTGCAATGTATCGACCCCGGCTTTGGAAAAGTTGACACCGATGTTGTTTTTTCGCGTAAAGTCCCGGCAGTAATCGGAAATGGCGCTCGGCAAGCCGATCTGTTCAAGACCGGGAGGACGCAGGTTGTAGGAGAGTTCCCTGACGGTCTTGATGCAGCGGTCAAGGAGGCTGGCCCATTCGCCGATTTCCCTGGTCTCGACGCTCTTGCCCTGGGAAGCATCTTCCAGAATCGATTCACTGGCCACCTTTAATGACGACAACTCCTGGGCCACGTTGTCGTGGAGGTCCAGAGATATCTGCTGCCGCTCCGCTTCCTGGACCTCAAGCAGCTCCTGCGACAGAAAGTGGACCTGCTCTTCCGCCTTTTGCAATTCGGAGTTTGCATCCAGAAGTTCCCGGGTTCTTTCCTGAACCTTCAGGTCAAGGCTTTCATGGTATTGCGAGAGTTTATCGGCCATCTTGCTGAACTCCTCAGCGAGAAATTCGAATTCATCGCCGGAGGAAATGGCAAGCCGGTGCCGCAGATTGCCGGCGCCGATCTGCCTGGTCCCTTCCTGTAGTATTTTTACCGGCCCGAGAACGGAACGCATCATGGCCATGAAAATAATGACCGCGAGAACCATAACCGCCGCGCCGGCCAGGCTCACAAAAATCAGGGTGTGCTGATATTTCAGGGAAAGGAAGTCTTCCGTCTCGGTCAATTGCTGCAGATGGATCTGCAGGTGTTCATCGAGAACCGGCCCTAGGGAAATCAGTTCCTGATGGATCATCTCGGCAACGGTTGCTAATTCGGAGTCCTGCCAGCCCGTTTCCGCCTGGTTGATAATATATTCGGAGAGGCTCATGGTCCGGATCACATGATGCATCGTATCGTGAGAGGCTTTCTCTGTTGGATTCGTTTCCAGATTTTCATGATCGCCGTGGGCAGAAACAAGCTTTTTCAGTTGCCTGATGCTTTCGGCAACCTGCTGTTTGTCAATGCGCTTTTCTTTGATCCCCGATTCAAGGGAGAGCAGGATTTTCTTGAGTTCCAGCATCGCGATGGCGGTTGGCGTCACGTCCTGCTGCAGTTTCTCGAAATGATTGTGGATAAAGGCAAAGGTCCGGATATTGTAAATTCCAAAAGCAAAGATGCAGACGATCAGCGGGGAGAAGTACAGGATAAACCTGTTGCGTAGACTCAGCTTGATCACTTTTGACTCCCCCATGAATGAATGATACCGTCTCAAACCGCCAGTCAGGCGATTTGCAAAAAAGGTACTTTTTTATAATAAATTCAGGATATTGTCATGAATATCGCTTGACATCGAAACAGGGATCTCTGACGGTTCTTCTCTCTTCTCTCTTCTCTCTTCTCTCTTCTCTCTTCTCTCTTCTCTCTTCTCTCTTCACTCTTCACTCGTCACTCCGCAGGGCGTTGATTACCTCCTGCAACTCATACGCCCCGGTCAGTTCGAGGAAGATGTCCTCGAGTTTTGATCCAGCCATTTTCGCTTCGGCCCGCAGTGAGTCTATGTTGCCGATATTATTGATTTTTCCCTGGATGATAATCGCGATCCGGTCGCAGAGTTCTTCGGCGATCTCCAAGGAGTGGGTCGAGAGGAAGACTGTGCCGCCATTTCTTGCGTGCTTTCTGAAGAGTTCTTTGACGATCCGGGCGCTCTTGGGGTCGAGGCCGACCATTGGTTCATCGACGACGATCAGCGGCGGTTCCAGGATAAAGGCGGAGGTGATGATCAGTTTCTGGCGCATCCCGTGCGAATAGCTCTCGATGAGATGGTGGCGCCATTCGGAAAGATCAAACAGTCCCAGATACTCCGGGACCAGTTTGGCAAAGCGGGAGGGGGAAACTTCATAAAGGCTGGCGATAAACTGCAGAAACTCGTCTCCGGTAAGTTTCTCGTACAGGTATGGACGGTCGGGGATATAGCCGGTGATCTTCTTGCAGAGTTGCGGCTCAATTGCCAGATCCCTGCCGCCGATAAAAATGTTGCCCCGGTCGGGTTTCAGGAGTCCGGCGAGCATTTTGATGGTGGTGGTTTTGCCTGCGCCGTTCGGACCAAGGAAGCCGAAGATTTCTCCTGATTGTACCGAGAGATTCACATGGTCAACAGCCTTGTAGCCTCCGAACTCCTTGGTCAGGTTTTCGACATGGATCATCCTCTTTTCATTTTTCCCATCAGGACCGTTAGTCATAATCTGTTGTTTCACCTTGCGACGGTTATTCCGGAACGATTTCTATCTGCAGGCGCCCGAGCAGGCCGCCGATTTTGATCTGCTCTTTGGTTTCCCCCTCGACGAATTTGATATGGGTGACGTCGGCCGGGATCTGGTTTTTCGTGGTGTCGAGGGACAGCCATTGCCCGTCGAGGCAGACCTCGTTCCAGGCGTGGTAATAAAATGATTGCTGGTGATAGGTAACACCTGCCACAATCCTGGTGGGAATCCCGGCGTTTCTGGCCATGGCAGCGAAAAGGGCCGCGTGTTCGTTGCAGTCGCCCTTTTTCATGCGCAGGGTGGTGAGTGCATCGGGGATGCCCAGCACCGGTCTTTTTTCAAGGGTTTTGAACACCCAGTCGGCAATGGCCCTGACTTTTTTCAGATCGTTCATGGTCTCTTCGACCAGAGAATCAACCAGTCCGGAAATTTCACTGTGTTCGGACTGGATATAAGGTGTTGCCGAAAGTTCGGCAGGCGGGCCTTCGCAGGCGCGGGCATTTGCCGCGGGCAGGGGCTCAAGAACGACCGAAAGGACCCCGTGATTCAGCCGCTGCCGGTCCTTGTCGATTTCCACTTCGGCTTCCTCCGGAAACGAAAGGCGGAAGAGCAGTTTTTCTCTGGTCGCATAATCACCTGGCATCACACCGGTGACCGGCACGGAAACGCTGGAGAGAATCTCCCTGCCCTGTGTCGGGAGGTCGGTAGCCTTGAATTCCGGTTCCGAGAGAAAGGTAAACCCGGCAGGGGATTCTTCCTTGATCACCTTGCCGTCATCATCCAGCCAGGAATTGATCTGCATTCCGGAGAAGGATTCTGTGAAATGGTGGAGACGATGGATTCTGCCGGCGAGCAGGATTTTCTCATATCCTTTATATTCCAGAACCGTATCTTTTCCGGAAAGGGAAACCGGGTCAAAATAGGGTATCCGGATCTTGCTGCCGGGTTCAGGTTTTCGCTCAAGCAGGTAGCCTCGCTGATTGGTGGCGAGGAATGGGGGGTGGTCCAGAGTGACGGAATCATTGATCTCTTCCTTGCCGGTGGTGATGGTGAAACGGACTGTTTTCCCTTCCACCTGTCCCTTGGCGGTCATGCTGTAGAACGGAGATTCGAGCTGAAAGTCGAAATTCCGGAGCAGCATGGCCGGATCGAGTCGCGCGCTGATCTTTAATTCCACCCGGTGCCGCTGTTCAAGGATGTTCAGCAACAGGAGGGCTTCCTGGGTCAGCTGAAAGCCGTCAGCAACCGGGGTCAGCCGGTTATTGACAAAGCCGATGCGTTCATTCTGAAAATAGACGCCGCTGAAACTCTCCTCCCGGCCCTTCTGGATGACCCTCGCCTCCCGAAGGTCAAGGCGTTCGATGAAGTAGTCACGTTTGAGGAGCAGTCCGAAGAGAACCACCCACAAGACGAGTAAAGAGAGTCTTATCAGAGTGGCCGGGCTGATCTTCTGCATCAGCCGACGACCCAGATTGCCAGCTCCTGGCCCATCAGGATCAGGGCGTCCGATACACCTCGGAACAGCCCCTTGCGCCCCTTGTCAAGACGTCTGCCGATCACGATGGTCCCGAAGCCGTCGATCAGGGCCTGGCGGAGGATCTGCCGGCTCGGGTAGATCCCGGTGAAGGTGTGGAGCCAGGTGATATTGTCCTCGGCAATACCCCCTTCGATCAGGATCTGTTTCGGGGCATGGAAAAGGCTGTCCGGCCTGCCGAGGTGTTCCTCGCACCACTCTCTGCCCCACAGTTCGTAAAGGTGGTCCTGATCGGTTTTGCCCATTCCGCCGAACATCGCCGAGGAGTGGAAGAGAGTGATCCGGCACTTATGATTCCCCTGCATGATATGGGCGAGGTGGTCTGCAGCCATCAGCGAACAGTAGGAACCGTCGACCGGGAGCAGGAATTTATCTGAATCCACCTGGCCATCAACGATCCAGAGCGGAACATCGTGCGACTCGGCAACGATCGAGTTGGAGATGCTGCCGATCACAAGCTCCTCAATCTTTGTTAACCCGCGTCTGCCGATGACCAGAGAGTCATACAGGCCACGGCGGGCCTCGCCGAGGATATCGGCGGCAATGGACCCCCGGGCGAGTTTGGTGTCGCTGGTGATTCTGTCGGCGGCGATGCCGTTCTGCTCAAGTTTCTGCACCGCTTTTTTTACGGCGCTGCGGGCCGCGCGGACTTTTTTTATCGCCGCGGGAGGGAGGCAGTTCATGAGTTCCTGCTCATCCATCCATTCCTTGCCGGGGGGAAGGCTCGCGCAGGGCACTATGGTCAGGAGGTGAAACTTCACCTCGTCCATCTCCCTGAACAGTCCGCAGAGATAGTTCAGGGAATTGGTGGTGTGAATGGAGCCGTCGACGGCGATGAGGATCTTTCTTTCCATGATTCCTGAGGCACTTTTCCTTTCAATCCGGGTCAAGGTATGTGCAGTACTGACCCCGATAATTTCTGAACCCGGTTTCCCGGCCCCGGTTGACCATATACTCGGGGGCCAGCGGGACTTTGCCGAATCCGCCGGGGAGATCAATCGCCAAACGGGGCACCGCCATCCCCGAGGTGAATCCGGTGAGCTGCCTCATGATTTCAAGGCCCGTTTCGATCGGCGTCCGGAAATGGTCGGTCCCTCTGGTCATGTCTCCCTGAAATATATAATAGGGCTTTACCCGGATCAGTAACAACCCGTACATTAATTTTTTTATGATTTCCGGGTTGTCGTTGACACCTTTCAGGAGGACGGTCTGGCAGCCCAGAGGAATGCCGGCGTCGGCCAATCTGTTGCAGGCCGCGGCAGAATCAGGGGTGATCTCATCCGGATGATTGAAATGGGTGTTGAGGTAGAGCGGGTGAAATTTTTTCAGCAGCCGGGCGAGTTTTTGAGTGACCCGCATCGGCAGGGTGCAGGGGACGCGGCTGCCGATCCGGATGATGCCGACCGTGGGAATACTTCGCAGACCGGCGAGAATCCATTCCAGATGATCATCCTCCAGAAGCAACGGGTCGCCCCCGGAAACCAGCACATCCCGGACCGTTGGGTTCCGCCTGATATAGTCCAGTCCCGATTCGATGGACTTCCGGTTTACCGGGAAACCCCCGGTGCCGACCTTTCTCTTTCTGGTGCAGAACCGGCAGTACATGGCGCATTGATTGTGGACCAGAAACAGGACCCGGTCCGGGTATTTATGGATCAGGTTGGGAACGGGAGACAGATCTTCCTCGCCCAGCGGGTCGACGTGGCAGAGGTGGTCGTTCAGTTCAAGGGGGTCGGGGACCGCCTGCCGCCAGAGGGCATCGCCCTTATTTCTGATCAGCCCCAGATAGTAGGGATTGATCCGCATCGGGTACTTTTCTGTTACCGTCAGGGAATCCTTCCCATCCGGTCGCAGATTTACGGGCAGGTCATCGGGGTTTTTTATGCTTTCAGCGAGTATTTTCCGCCAGTGTTTCATCGACCTTTTCTTTATCGGAATGAGTTGTTGAGAATCCCTTTGCTCAAATCAGGGAGATCAGTATACTTGATTTAGATGGAAATGAACCGTTCAAACCGTTCAAGCGGGTTTAACCGTTCAAACTGTTCAAGTGGTTCAAGCTGTTCAAACGGTTCAAGGAGATCTGTTATGCCGCAAAGCACACATGGTTTCAGATATGACGAGTTCGGCAATACTTCCGAAATCCTCCTCTACACCAGAGGGTCGGCTGTTCTGGCGAGCAACTATACCAACAAGGGGACCGCTTTTACCCATGAGGAGAGAAAGCAGCTGAACCTCTCCGGCAGTTTGCCCCCCGCAGTCAGGCCCCTGAAGCGGCAGGTCATTGACTCGAACCGGAAGGTGGCCGAAAAGGCTGATGATATTGAACGGTTTATTTACATGC is a genomic window of Pseudomonadota bacterium containing:
- a CDS encoding ABC transporter ATP-binding protein; protein product: MIHVENLTKEFGGYKAVDHVNLSVQSGEIFGFLGPNGAGKTTTIKMLAGLLKPDRGNIFIGGRDLAIEPQLCKKITGYIPDRPYLYEKLTGDEFLQFIASLYEVSPSRFAKLVPEYLGLFDLSEWRHHLIESYSHGMRQKLIITSAFILEPPLIVVDEPMVGLDPKSARIVKELFRKHARNGGTVFLSTHSLEIAEELCDRIAIIIQGKINNIGNIDSLRAEAKMAGSKLEDIFLELTGAYELQEVINALRSDE
- the cbiQ gene encoding cobalt ECF transporter T component CbiQ; translated protein: MSEKINRAFYDIGHLDSLAEADTPLHRLDPRAKVLVTAVFIICVVSFDKYEIARLLPFFLYPALLIGLGNLPLGFLLRKLLMVSPFVIFIGIFNPWLDRTVLLHLGSLHVTGGWLSFISLLLRFSLTVGCALILIASTGFPAFCMALEKLGAPRILAVQLLLLYRYLFILIGEAIRMIRAHSLRSFNRKSGISFKVFLQMLGNLLLRTIDRAQRIHRAMLSRAFTREIRIVRQFSFGYGEAMFLIGFSGLFIVLRLTDVADLLGRLLLEISR
- a CDS encoding transglutaminase-like domain-containing protein, with amino-acid sequence MQKISPATLIRLSLLVLWVVLFGLLLKRDYFIERLDLREARVIQKGREESFSGVYFQNERIGFVNNRLTPVADGFQLTQEALLLLNILEQRHRVELKISARLDPAMLLRNFDFQLESPFYSMTAKGQVEGKTVRFTITTGKEEINDSVTLDHPPFLATNQRGYLLERKPEPGSKIRIPYFDPVSLSGKDTVLEYKGYEKILLAGRIHRLHHFTESFSGMQINSWLDDDGKVIKEESPAGFTFLSEPEFKATDLPTQGREILSSVSVPVTGVMPGDYATREKLLFRLSFPEEAEVEIDKDRQRLNHGVLSVVLEPLPAANARACEGPPAELSATPYIQSEHSEISGLVDSLVEETMNDLKKVRAIADWVFKTLEKRPVLGIPDALTTLRMKKGDCNEHAALFAAMARNAGIPTRIVAGVTYHQQSFYYHAWNEVCLDGQWLSLDTTKNQIPADVTHIKFVEGETKEQIKIGGLLGRLQIEIVPE
- a CDS encoding LbtU family siderophore porin translates to MSKTTALLLIPLILLSLAHQAQADDSAEIENLRRRLEKLEGRETETEGFNITEAGKLLNIWGVVEIEAGYRDTKDLPAESDISVATALIGFDARFNDRVEGRIALLHEEGEEPEVTVDEAHLSVSWANVIAGDLTLTAGKKYLPFGNFNSSMVSDPLTLELGETSRTLLMTGWKRGMVEAQFGIFNGAHDTTGHDVIDNGVASLAITPSNIFGFGISYMCDLAETNGDLLADATTEYEDNVNALSAYLSLNLSSVTVSLEYLGALKNFSTSMLADPDHAAELTGSKPRAWFGEAAYAPNDAWSFSARYEKAKHYQDDVARYGVTGSYGLYENTVLSLEYLYSDYDKTTENKASQVTLQLALEF
- a CDS encoding universal stress protein, giving the protein MERKILIAVDGSIHTTNSLNYLCGLFREMDEVKFHLLTIVPCASLPPGKEWMDEQELMNCLPPAAIKKVRAARSAVKKAVQKLEQNGIAADRITSDTKLARGSIAADILGEARRGLYDSLVIGRRGLTKIEELVIGSISNSIVAESHDVPLWIVDGQVDSDKFLLPVDGSYCSLMAADHLAHIMQGNHKCRITLFHSSAMFGGMGKTDQDHLYELWGREWCEEHLGRPDSLFHAPKQILIEGGIAEDNITWLHTFTGIYPSRQILRQALIDGFGTIVIGRRLDKGRKGLFRGVSDALILMGQELAIWVVG
- a CDS encoding energy-coupling factor ABC transporter ATP-binding protein, whose amino-acid sequence is MSHHIVEIKDLKFHYPDRTPALQGVSFRIKHGESVAIVGANGAGKSTLLLHLNGYLTPSEGLVRIGDYQLTPQTLQEVRRTVGMVFQDPDDQLFMSTVFDDVAFGPLNLGYTTEEVAIRVEKALETVGVTHLKKRPPHRLSTGQKRRVAIASVLSMSPDILVMDEPTAGLDPRARTQLISLLQTFKHTKIIATHDLDLVVDLCERTIIMHDGRICADGPSMEIFNNENLLAASCLEKPLRMQGCPICGRKE
- a CDS encoding response regulator transcription factor, yielding MSNNKKIVVIDDHDTFRTSLKQIINKFPGFEVAGEASDARNGEIVVGEISPDLAVVDLSLPDKSGIQLTRIIRTIRPATRIVIVSMHSKIDYILGSLRAGALGYIVKESVSRCLLDALQAALKDEFYLDAALSQEIGARLLETAEAADVSDTGYGNLTSREQEILRLLAQGVAAKDIAEKLFISAKTVTNHRANILSKLELHSTADLVRYAAKLGLLEDIA
- a CDS encoding sensor histidine kinase codes for the protein MIKLSLRNRFILYFSPLIVCIFAFGIYNIRTFAFIHNHFEKLQQDVTPTAIAMLELKKILLSLESGIKEKRIDKQQVAESIRQLKKLVSAHGDHENLETNPTEKASHDTMHHVIRTMSLSEYIINQAETGWQDSELATVAEMIHQELISLGPVLDEHLQIHLQQLTETEDFLSLKYQHTLIFVSLAGAAVMVLAVIIFMAMMRSVLGPVKILQEGTRQIGAGNLRHRLAISSGDEFEFLAEEFSKMADKLSQYHESLDLKVQERTRELLDANSELQKAEEQVHFLSQELLEVQEAERQQISLDLHDNVAQELSSLKVASESILEDASQGKSVETREIGEWASLLDRCIKTVRELSYNLRPPGLEQIGLPSAISDYCRDFTRKNNIGVNFSKAGVDTLQLEFNYAINIYRLVQEALNNIKKHADARTVEVKMVSSHPNLILRIEDDGRGFDLDAGYLKARKNKRFGLLGMRERVRMMHGAFRIQATPGQGTRIFIEIPLDPTDVKQ
- a CDS encoding sulfite exporter TauE/SafE family protein; this translates as MTDTLMLYSGAITLGALHAFEPGHGKTLIAAYMIGSRGKAWDGFILGAIVTFTHTFSVILLGIIAKLLSTSYSATELHNWLGLVSAAIIIVVGIWMLRQRLFGHSGHHHFHLFGKGHSHHDHVHSDHHQHDHLDHHSHNHRHDQHEHHPGDEPHQHPHPHSHSHAAHQPEQAKIASYSKWDLLLLGISGGIIPCPAAIATLLAAVAAGRIAQGLSITIFFSLGLGLVMMGIGVALSQAGRLTGKISENLEFGRRMGIASAVLIVFLGSYTMFHSVRNIWF
- a CDS encoding energy-coupling factor ABC transporter permease; the protein is MHMADALLSPAVGGTMWAATAAATFYSSNKVKKSLDDHKIPLMGVLAAFVFAAQMINFTIPATGSSGHLGGGLLLAILLGPHAAFLAIASVLTVQSLFFADGGLLALGCNIFNLGVFPCFIAYPLIYKKIVGNRPTQARLMIGSVIAAVIGLQLGALGVVLETTVSGITELPFSSFVIMMQPIHLAIGIVEGLVTAGVISFIWLNRPEILEKAAADQPLGSLRMKPILLGLALVTVFTGGILSWYASEHPDGLEWSMFKVSGQEELEAPKGIHHALEGMQEKTAFLPDYGFKETAENDSGKLGTSVAGLVGGLLVMLLGIGIGALLKNRAVTNHGKVIPEG